The sequence below is a genomic window from Haematobia irritans isolate KBUSLIRL chromosome 3, ASM5000362v1, whole genome shotgun sequence.
ATTTGTCCCATTGTCCGAGAAAATGGTCGCAGGACAACCCCGACGAGCAACAAACCTATGAAATGCCGCAAGAAAGCCGGCAGTCGACAAGTCGGAAACCGCTTCCAAATGAATCGCCCTAGTAGCAAAACACACGAAAACGCACACATAACCTTTAGTTATGCGACAATAACGTCCGGTGAACGACTTCACCTCAAAGGGGCCTGCATAGTCTACGCCAGTCGTAGTAAAAGGTCTGTCGAGAACAGTTCTTTCCGGAGGAAGAGGAGCCATCACCTGACTACAAACCCGTTTCCTCTCCAAAAGACATGGTTTACACCTATGTATAACCGAACGAATAAGATTCCTCACCCGAGGTATCCAGTATTCTATACGAAGAATACGCAACATCAAATGATTTCCTCCATGAATGGAAATCAAATGAACAAATTCCACCAAAAGCTTCGTGAATCGACAGCTGTAGGGCAAAATTATAGGGTGCCGCTCCGAATACGAAAGAATAGGCGAGCGGCTCAAACGACCATACATCCGCATTACACCCATTTCATCAAGGAACGGGTTCAAAGAAACAAGTGAACTGCCAGTACCTAACGAAGACCTATCCATCAAGTCCTTATATTCATTaccataattcattttttgagCAAGCACTATCAAGCGACTTTTAGTTGCCCTAATCTCAGACGATGATAAACTGTGATCCGCATAGCTACAATCACGCCTATGAGCGGGATGCGTCCGATAAAAGAATCTCATAACATATGAGATAACACGCAGCGCTCTATCCAGAGAAGAAAATCTATCGAGAACATCCTCGTATGAATTAACGAAAGAAGCATGTGCCTTCACAGACCGAATTTCTACGTCGGTGTCAAAAGAGGAAGTGTCACGAACCGGCCATTCCGATTGACTACACGATAGCCACTGAGGCCCATGCCACCAAAGTCGAGAGGCGGCCAAATCCGAAGGGGACACACCGCGGCTGCCAAGATCAGCAGGATTATCCTCCGACCTCACATGATACCAATTCGTACCACCGACGTTCTCCTGAATGCGACATACCCTATTCGCGACAAATGTTGTCCAAGCCGAAGGCGTTTTCTTTAACCAGGCTAGTACAATAGTCGAATCCGTCCAACAATAAATTCGACCAAAATCAATACCGATTTCTCGAATGACCGTTCTTGCGAGTTCGGACGCTAAAACAGCGCCGCAAAGCTCCAAACGAGGCAaagaaaccgatttcaacggagCAACTTTCGTCTTGCACGATAGCAAATTAACGACAATCTCGCCATTTGGGGCCAAAACTCGAATATATACTACCCCCGCGTATGCCTTAACCGAGGCATCTGAAAATACGTGAAGCTCGGCCGAAGTGCACGGTGTGTAACGAATCCACCgaggaatatttatcgaattgacatCCGGATAACTATCTACAAATTTTTCCCACTCGGATGCCGTTGCCGAAGGCAGTATTTCATCCCAGCCGACGCGATCAAGCCAATCCTTCTGCATGATAATCTTTGCCACAATTATCACTGGACCTAACCAACCGACAGGGTCGAATAATTTCGCGATAGCCGACAACACTTCCCGTTTAGTGTATCCACACCTTTTTGCTATAGGCTCGACCGCGAAGTAGAATGCATCCAATTGAGCATTCCATCTCACACCCAATGGTTTCGAATTGCTAGCCTCGACAAATGCCAGCAATTGAGCATCAACCAAATATTCCGGCGGTAGTGAatctaaaatttctctataattcGATGTCCATTTCCGCAGTTCAAATTTAGCCGTCGCAAGCGCCGCGATTAATTGATCCCGAGCCATTATCGCAGTTTCAAGGTCATGAGTTCCGGTCAAAACGTCATCAACGTACATACATTTACGTAATATATCGGCCGCGAGTGGAAACTCCTCCTCAGTGTCTTCAGCTAACTGTAACAGTGTCCGTATCGCGAGATATGGTGCACAGATTACACCGAAGGTCACCGTTTGTAGTTCATAGTCCTGGACTGTCCTTGTCGGAGAATCCCTAAAAACAATTCTCTGCAACGGAGCATGAGAAGAGTCCACTCGAATCTGCCTATACATCTGTGTAATATCGCAGTTGAACACGTATTTAAATAGTCGCCATCGCACAATAAGAAGGACTAAGTCCTGCTGCAAAGTGGGACCTACGTGAAGGATATCGTTAAGACTATTCCCGTTGGACGTTTTATTAGACGCATTAAATACGACGCGAAGTTTGGAAGTCTTCTTCTCGAGGTTAATGACAGGATGATGTGGAAGATAACACGAAAGTGTATCACTTGCAGAAATGGCGGATACTGGCCTCATgtgatccaaatgcaaatattcttTAACAACACTATCATAAACTGATTTCACGTCCGGCCTTTTCGATAATGACGATTCATTACGATAAAATTGCCTCAAAGCAGTTGTTCGGGACTCACCCAAATATCCACGAGGACCGAGCTCTTCCTTTAGCGGAAGTGTAACTATATATCTACCTTCCGAATCTCTGCGCGTTGTCCGAACGTAATTTTCCTCACAGAACTTATCGGAGGGGGACAAAACCCCTTTACGTGGTGTTTCCTCCAACTCCCAAAACCGTAAAAGCGTTCTATCTAAATTTTCCTCTTCATCAACCGCTATAGTCGTAGTAAATGTTTGAATTTGCGATGTAGAAATCGGACCCGTTACTAGCCAGCCGAAAACACTGTTCTGTGCTATCAATGATTGAGCCGCAATCTGCCGGCAACCTTCTAATAGTATTCTCGGGTACAAGTCAGCGCCTAGTAGAATATCGACCGGTCTCGACACGAAAAGATTCGGATCAGCTAAGCGAATATCCGGAATCTGAGACAAAACTTCCTGCGACACCGTAAAGGAAGGTAAATTCCCGGATATAGATTGGAGCACTATAGCCATAGTTTCCAACAAAACCGACGCGTTGAGTGGAGATCCGATTTTCAAATTACACATTTTACTCGATTTGGCCGAAATTGCGCTATTTACCCCCGAAATTGTAACATTAGCCGCGTGAACCGGTAGTTTCACCCGATTTCGAAAGCGTTCCGTCAGAAACGAAGATTCTGAAGCGGGGTCAATCAAAGCGCGTGCCGGATATGAAACCCCATCGTGCATGATATTAATCATCGCAGTTCCCAAAAGCACGGCCCTATTTTGCGTCGTATGAAATGCCTGGCGAGGTAGGCACGCCGACGAGGTAGAAGGTTGCGGCTGATCAACCGAAGGCATAGTTCTCGGTTGAAAACTAGCCGCTGAACTCGACAAGGTGTTGGTCGAACCCGTCGCCGAAGTCGCGCTATTAGACGGCGTAGAATCGCGATGCAATAGCGAATGATGTCTCGAATTACATTTTGCACACGAATATTGTCTTGGACAATCCTTCATCTCATGACCTTTCATTAAGCAATTCAAGCACAACCGGTTACGTTTTACCACTATGTAACGTTCCGATACCGAGAGTTTACCAAATTTAACGCAAGCCGAAAGTCTATGATTATGTTTAGGACAAATAACGCACTTAGATTCCGACGAAGCACGCGACGATTTAGAAGAAGACGCATTGGTAAAATGCGCTTTTACCTTCTTTTCCTGAGAACGCTTCGAAGACGTGTCTTCCCGCAAATCATGCAAACACATCAACGTACGAACCCTTTCGGACAAAAAAGCGTCTAAATCCGCCCACGACGAAAGGGCTGATTTGTCCCTAACACTCTGCTCCCAAAGAGTCTGTGTGAGCCGCGGCAAACGTTGAAGGCAAATAAAAACGAGTATCTGGTCCCAATTATCGGTCGAAACTTCGTACGTATTCAATGCCGAAAGACAGCCATTGATTCCAcgttgaatcgatttcaaaccCGCACTTGTCTCTACCGATACTGCCGAAATTGCAAAGAGAGACTTAAGTTGATTGTGAACTAGAACCCGCTTATTGTCGTATGCATCAACGAGGGCCTTCCACGCGAGGGCAAAACTTCGATGTGTCAGCGGAAACTTCGAGACAATTTCCCTAGCTTCGCCACTGGTCTTCCGCACAAGATGACACAAACGCTCGACGTCCGTTAATCTTGAATTGTTAACATAAACTGCTTGAAACAAATCCCGGAATGTAGGCCAGTCTAGAAAATTGCCCTCAAATACATCCGTATCGCACGGTGGCAACGCCAAATTGTGAACCATATCACAAAGTGGAGGGCCACTAACGGCCACTTCACCCCTAAACCCGGCTTTGCCATTAGGCAGCGACTTCCCATCCCGATCAGCCGGTATCGAAGTAGTCGCGTTATTAGCCCAAATCGCTTCGGATCCTTGAGTCGATTTATGAGACCCGATACTCCGTCTCGATGCTGCAACGACCGAAGACGCAGACGAAGTGATCGATGATCAAACGTTCCCAGAAACCGAAAATACTGAATGTAGGGTGCACAAAATATTACCCCCGAACGCTTGACacaagaaaaattataataataataataataaacaaaggtataaataaatcaataataataaatacctgtccaataaatattcaaaatttaccaaatatttgAATGATCGAATAATTTCTCTCAGTGTGAGAGCGTAAAAGTTTCAAAATATACCGAGTTTTAATTCAAGCCCCGATTCCAACCGGGAAATATTCAAACCTTTGAATTCAACTTGAATTCTAATGTGGGAATTACACGTAGtgtatagcccccttaagaATTCAAATGATGATCGATATCCGATAACACGATAGTACGAGATGTGCCCGATTAGTCACTATACTATAGCAATCGACTAAGAGCGCAACACTGatgagaacaaaacaaaataaaagcttttgtATGTTCTCAAATGTATGCAAATGAACGaaacaataattaataaatgaaatttcagcACAGAAAACGCGAAAAAGTGGTGAATATACGAAACAAAGAGAGTGATATATGTGTATAGTGAATATTAGTGTACGAAAGTGGTGAAAATATGTACTTTAAGTTATTTCTCTCCGAAATTATTTGCACAGACGTCAAAatggaaatacaaaaacaaaaaccttgaATGCGTTTTGCCGTcggcaaatgaaaatttacttaaaaacaatgaaaaacgaTATTTTCACGCAAATAAAGGCAAATAAaccactttaaataaaaaaacactaatATTCACTGATACCACTGAACTTGTACACCACTTTTaggaatatttataataaaaaccgATCGCGTAGCGTTGTAAAACaacctttttttttctttaaatggacGGACGACCActatatttgttgttgcaccGACCGCGAACTCACTTTATAAGGGAAAATGCACTGCACTTACCTTATAAAACGATGAAACAGATGTTGAGGATGATGAACTGATTGGTTTGAGTTTAAGGTGAAATTGATGACCAGGTCAGGTGGACTGTGTCTATAACAAAAACCAAGAAAAACACCGGTTAAACCAATTCTTCCACTCCGAAGTCCAATTATCCGGTACGAATGGATCAAAATGTTCGCCGAATGCGAAAAGTATGGAAATAtagggaaaaataaaaacacgatagtttaatattttcaatatataacaagagcagaaggttttattaaggtgttttctattataattaatggtaaacaatattacctataatttccaacgatatggataaatttgcaaccgcaccaattggcttatcgataacaagtaaagtgagagatgctctcaaccaagatggcggaaggcggggcttttgacaagataaattaatattcaaattatgacATTTCTACTCTGGCAGGGATGTACCAAAAAGTAGTATACAAATTCTAACGAACACTATTAAGTCCAATTAATCTTTACTCGAACTTAAACAGATATTTAAGaagcactttcaaaaatttgtagattttgtataaaaatcgtAAATAATTGGGAAAAATTAagataattattaaataaagaTCTCTATTTAAAAACTCATTAATGGATTATTTTGTTTCTAATGTAGATGAGGTCACTAAGAAAGAAGTTGAGATTGTAGAGGGTAAGCAGAATCCTCAACTATAATATATATAGttgttaatattaatattatgttCCTGTTTCTCTGTTACAGACGAAGGCCGCGAATATGATGGATCATACGATGGCGAAAGTGTGGTAACTGGTAAGTCAACAAGAATTGTCGTTAGGAAATCATTGTAAAAACGAGCAGTCATTTAAACATTAGGATTTCGTGTCGAATAGCTCGTATTTGCCTGATAAGCCATGAAGAATATGTATACGATTTATAAAATGCTAATTGACAAagataaagttttgttaaaaatgactaatggaatttttacttttcactttaatttatttattgtgaTATTTAAGAGATGTAATTCCAAAATATTGTAGATTCAGtataaatatccgaaaatattgaaaaaaattaagataatTATTAACTATAATATCTGTATACAACTacgttaatttattattttgtttctaatttAGATGATACCTTTGAGGACGGTGCTATGAAAGTATCTGGTAAGTATAATTCTGAAATAATATAATAGGTTGTTAATATTAATAGTGTGCTCCTGTTTCATTCTTGCAGAAGACGAAAGCCGGGAAACTGATAGTtcggaagaagaagaagaagaagttaTGGAAGTAACAggtaagtcaaaaaaaaaactgaaggcTGCTTGTGGTACGGAAAACTATATGTATGCCGTTACCATGCATAATAGCATACATTAGGAAATCATTGTAAAATTGAGCAGACTTTTAAAAATTAGGATTTCGTGTAGAATGAGTCGTCAGACAAATTAGATAATATGAATATGTACGTCTTATAACTATATATTgcaaatgaatatttttgtgcaataactataaataacaagtatatacggccgtaagttcggccaggccgaagcttatgtaccctccaccatagattgggtagaaacttcttctaaacactgccatccacaatcgaattacttgagttgcggtaacgcttgccgatttcaaggtatcttaaaacctcctaacaccgtcttctaaattgtaagtaaatccatacattaaattaaattaaacaagtatataaagcagtaaattcggccgggccgaattttaaatacccaccaccatgaatcaaatatgatagtttactttgaaaactcttcgtcgtagtgggttacttgataatatatagaattgtagggggtttgatgacaaatcttctcccaagcaagtcagttcccgaagacaaactttaaagattctacctatgaagaccagatcagattctgtatttatgagaaccaatttatttgagttttagagaaattataaacatatcgtgtatatgatgaaattacgccatgatttaaaatcttaaatatgtagtttttttccgcctgctataccctgaaagaagtgtttttttttttttgagaaacgtaattttggacaagcaaagttttcttttgacacaaattttagagacaatcgttgaataaacgaaaatactttataaaaaaagaaatttcgtttgtctaaattttcattatagattactaatttccagcaaatcggataaaaactacggattctaaaagcccaagaaataaagccgggagatcggtatatatgggggctacaccaaaacatggaccgataggcaccatttgctactcacatatttgtgatcttaaaatacctccagattttcaatttcaaacaaatcggctagaaaatatagtctctagacgcccaagaagtaaaaatcgagagatcagtctatatgggggctataccaaaaaatgggcaccattttcggcacaccttttgatggtcccaaaagaactctagattttcaatttcaggaaaatcggatagaaaatatatagtttctagaagcccaagaagcaaaatcgggaaatcagtctctatgggggctatatcaaaacatggaccgatgagcaccattttcggcacacctttttatggtcctcaaatacctctagatttccaatttcaggcaaatcggataaaaactacggtttttataggcccaagactccaaatcgggaggttggtttatatgggggctatatcaaaacatggaccgatggtcaccattttcgacacacctctttatggtcccaaaatacctatagattttcaatttcatacaaatcggatagaaaatactgtttctagacgcgtaagaagcaaaatcgggagatcggtctatatgggggctataccgaaacatggaccgatacagaccattttcgacacacctcttcatagtcccacaatacctctagatttccaatttcaggcaaatcggatggtaaatatagtttctagacggccaagaagcaaaatcgggaggtcggtctatatgggggctatatcaaaacatggaccgatggacaacattttcgacacacctctttatggtcctaaaatacctctagattttcaatttcagacaaatcggatagaaaatacggcttctagacgcctaagaagcaaaatcgggagatcggtctatatgggggctataccaaaacatggaccgatacggaccattttcgacacacccctttatggtcccaaaatacctctggatttccaatttcaggcaaatctgataaaaactacggtttttataggcccaagaccacaaatcgggaggtcggtttatatggggactatatcaaaatttggaccgatatagcccatcttcgaacttgacctgcctgcaaacaaaaaactaatctgtgccaaatttcgggacgatagcgccattattgaaggctgtagcgtgattacaacagacagacagacagacagacggacagacggacatgcttatatcgtcttagaatttctccctgatcaagaatatatatactttatatagtcggaaatcgatatttcgatgtgttacaaacggaatgacaaacttattatacccccgtcaccattttatggtggtgggtataaaaagaccgattaaatacgtatattcagttggacaagattttctatagaaataaaattttgacaaaattttccatagaaaaaaattttaacaaaatgttttacagaagtaaaattctaacaaaaattttctatagaaataaaattttaacaaaattttctatagaaataaaatgttgacaaatttttctatagaaataaaattttggtagattatttttggctcgagtggcaaccatgattatgaaccgatatggaccaatttttgtctgattggggatcggctatataactatagaccgatatggaccaaatttggtatggttgttagcggccacgggagccaccgtggtgcaatggttagcatgcccgccttgcatacacaaggtcgtgggttcgattcctgcttcaaccgaacaccaaaaagtttttcagcggtggattatcccacctcagtaatgctggtgacatttctgagggtttcaaagcttctctaagtgtttcactgcaatgtgaaacaccgttcggactcggctataaaaagaggtcccttgtcattgagcttaacatcgtatcgggcaacactctgtgataagagagaagtttaccaatgtggtattacaatggactaaataggctaagttagcctgatacttcgggctgccacctaacctaacctagcggccatatactaacacaacgttccaaatttgaaccggatcggatgaattttgctcctccaagaggctccggagttcaaatctggagaacggtttatatgtgggctatatgtagttatggactgatatggaccaattctcgcacggttgttagagactatatactaacaccatgttccaaatttcaaaaaagtggaccgatatggaccaatttttacacggttgttagagaccatatactaacaccatgtaccaaatttcagccggatcggatgaaatttgcttctctttgaggctccgcaagtcaaatctggggataggtttatatcggggctatatataataatggaccgatgtggaccaatttttgcatgattgttagagaccatacaccaacaccataccaaattttagccggatcggatgaaatatgcttctcgtagaagctcccaagccaaatctgagggtccgtttatatgggggctatacgtaaaactggaccgatatggcccatttgcaatgccattcgacctacatcaataacaactacttgtgccatgtttcaagtcgatagcttgtttcgttcggaagttagcgtgatttcaacagacggacggacggacatgcttagatcgactgcaaatttcaccacgacccagaatatatatactttatggagtctcagagcaatatttcgatgtgttacaaacggaaagacaaagttaatataccctcattcaatggtggagggtataaaaaagtgcgTCGCCCGCTGTAAACAACGAACTTGCTTACACCTTTACAAGAAGTAGCGATGAAATTTGCACTTACAACTTTGCGCAGAAAAGTAGTGCCTAGTGCTTCCAATTTTATaattagtttttgctgggtaccttCAAGTACCTActgatattttatacaaaaagtacattgattatttttttctcttacaGTTCAACGGATTCGCTATAGAGGTCCCAAATTCTCTCGCCACGAAGTAGAAAAGTTGAAAATGCTCACGCAATCTAAAGGACCCATCTTGGAATGTCTCCGAAGAGACGAAGAAAGCGTCGAACGCAAGAAACAAGCTTGGGATGACattgaaaaggaatttaataaaGATGCCCGCATCAATCGACCcctaaaaagtttgaaaatcaaatacaactcTTTGAAATGTTGCGCTAAAGTATTTTGTCTTTAAACACTCAAACAAAGTGAaccctccaattttttccttcacactacaaaattttctttaacaagtgaatttttttcaaaaacatttacgtatttacaattaaaatacgtaaaatattaaatttaatacgtttagttaaatttttttaaaaataatctaaattttctaatattaaccaaaaattttctttccgttGGGTTCACAGTTTTTTCAGTAAACTCATATAGCAGAtgattttctaaatatatatataaatatgtaacAATGTATTATTATAATCCCACCAcatcaaatataatataataaatatataaattggtAATATGTGCGTTTTGCTTCTTATTTCATTGACATCATCCCTTGGATCAGCAGAAATATATTAGTAAAGTAGAatctcgggcggagccgactatatcataccctaaaccacgcctacttctatataaaaaaattaaggggCACATGTTTATAGGAGCTTTATCTCAATCTGAGCAGGAATTCtgtatattaggagctatacatATAAGAGCTATATGGTATCTAAGTCCGAATAAGATCAGCTAATacttataaatttgaaataacattggttaataaataatggATTTATGACCAAATTGGGGAAAGTGGttgatgtatatatatatatgggagcagtaTTTAGAGTTGATCCGATTTaataaacctaacctaacctatatttgacgagaaaatgacattttagttacaaacatgttacatggtcaccatacaaaaataacattttgctcttgaaacatgtttgaggtgatcatattccttcgctGCGTGTAGCGATCGTCCTTGTGTCAGAAAACTaaagtgtatcaaatttcataaaattttgtttaataaatgcTTCCAAAATTCAAATACatggacgtacggacggacaccaagggctagatcggtatatatattatgtagTCTTAACTCATGGATGAAGCTCCGGAAATTAAATCCAGgcattcgtttatatgggggctatatataattatggaccgatatggtctaaTTTTTGCTTGATTGTTAGAGGTCAAATACGTTAGCACCTCGAACCTAATtctaaccagatcggatgaaatttgtcccCTTCCTCcgctagtacactgaaaaaaaaaagcatgcccggttccaaagattttgtctttactttaaaaatgttggtattgattccgagccaaagaagcggagaatacaagtaaggatacttttaagacacaattctcttttaaatttgggttttgtgtacttgcttctaggaagcaaattttaatttttcgctttttcggctatttttcttcatacgctataaaagtcctttaaaactgagttaacgacaactttattttcgacattaagactcgacttccagtagtaattatgctatatttcaagtgaaaaacgtcttcaaaataaagtgttgaaaaacatgtcctatatttgaacgaatttttgctttgtagtcaagatgcaaaaagacaacaaatgtaaagacaatttcattaaatttaaagaatttttctgaattattaaagtaaagttgaccttagcccaaacattttttctttcatgttatgatacctatttttaagtgaaatcgcttaattataaggacaatatga
It includes:
- the LOC142229498 gene encoding uncharacterized protein LOC142229498 isoform X2 gives rise to the protein MIPIIEVLYLLVIIVIYLIAVVIFSKVLSAYGGPKNRAKEDVDESQKKSFVAATDVVSKEKVMNVEEEGRETDGSKGESMVPDEASKEEAKNVEDEGRENDGSYHSESMVTDEVTKKEVEIVEDEGREYDGSYDGESVVTDDTFEDGAMKVSEDESRETDSSEEEEEEVMEVTVQRIRYRGPKFSRHEVEKLKMLTQSKGPILECLRRDEESVERKKQAWDDIEKEFNKDARINRPLKSLKIKYNSLKCCAKVFCL
- the LOC142229498 gene encoding uncharacterized protein LOC142229498 isoform X1, with the protein product MIPIIEVLYLLVIIVIYLIAVVIFSKVLSAYGGPKNRAKEDVDESQKKSFVAATDVVSKEKVMNVEEEGRETDGSKGESMVPDEASKEEAKNVEDEGRENDGSYHSESMVTDEVTKKEVEIVEDEGREYDGSYDGESVVTGKSTNDTFEDGAMKVSEDESRETDSSEEEEEEVMEVTVQRIRYRGPKFSRHEVEKLKMLTQSKGPILECLRRDEESVERKKQAWDDIEKEFNKDARINRPLKSLKIKYNSLKCCAKVFCL
- the LOC142229498 gene encoding uncharacterized protein LOC142229498 isoform X3: MIPIIEVLYLLVIIVIYLIAVVIFSKVLSAYGGPKNRAKEDVDESQKKSFVAATDVVSKEKVMNVEEEGRETDGSKGESMVPDEGRENDGSYHSESMVTDEVTKKEVEIVEDEGREYDGSYDGESVVTGKSTNDTFEDGAMKVSEDESRETDSSEEEEEEVMEVTVQRIRYRGPKFSRHEVEKLKMLTQSKGPILECLRRDEESVERKKQAWDDIEKEFNKDARINRPLKSLKIKYNSLKCCAKVFCL
- the LOC142229498 gene encoding uncharacterized protein LOC142229498 isoform X4, with translation MIPIIEVLYLLVIIVIYLIAVVIFSKVLSAYGGPKNRAKEDVDESQKKSFVAATDVVSKEKVMNVEEEGRETDGSKGESMVPDEVTKKEVEIVEDEGREYDGSYDGESVVTGKSTNDTFEDGAMKVSEDESRETDSSEEEEEEVMEVTVQRIRYRGPKFSRHEVEKLKMLTQSKGPILECLRRDEESVERKKQAWDDIEKEFNKDARINRPLKSLKIKYNSLKCCAKVFCL
- the LOC142229498 gene encoding uncharacterized protein LOC142229498 isoform X5, whose amino-acid sequence is MIPIIEVLYLLVIIVIYLIAVVIFSKVLSAYGGPKNRAKEDVDESQKKSFVAATDVVSKEKVMNVEEEGRETDGSKGESMVPDEVTKKEVEIVEDEGREYDGSYDGESVVTDDTFEDGAMKVSEDESRETDSSEEEEEEVMEVTVQRIRYRGPKFSRHEVEKLKMLTQSKGPILECLRRDEESVERKKQAWDDIEKEFNKDARINRPLKSLKIKYNSLKCCAKVFCL